From a single Chloroflexota bacterium genomic region:
- a CDS encoding AAA family ATPase produces MPSPLLTTKLHIPPVRPNLVARPRLIEKLNEGLTRPLTLISAPPGFGKTTLVTTWLEQQSQTAAWLSLDERDNDLARFLAYLIAALETVQADVGRRALNRLDTRRVPQLESVMTLLCNDLAVNPRAFVLVLDDYHLIEAQTIHEAITFLLDHLPSPLHLVVATRADPPLPLARLRAHSQLIELRAPDLRFSADEATTFLNQQMGLGLTAEQVAALDARAEGWIAGLQLAALSMQGRQDIAAFVSAFTGSHRFVLDYLAEEVLQRQTPEIQNFLLQTSILDQMNGGLSDAVTGRNDGTQTLARLEKANLFVVPLDDARQWYRYHHLFDDLLQSRLRESRAEQIPELHRRASAWYEQNGFVIEAIDHALAAPDFDRATHLIEQAGLGMLLHGEDATIVEWIARVPDELVRQRPLLSLCHAAALTSAGKIELASAHLAQVDNARLDVQTRGIADLLQTVISFYRTDLPRTIESLQAKLESSRNSSAPLANLQAGFDVIVPAYLTVVIVMLQIAAGLLRDATDACCRGLEMTHAVAADSPWRVVLGFLHVHLADLLYEWNELSAATQHATQGVEICRAWHNEEFESYALVLLSQIKHAQGDPTGASELLEKAALPLREREISMEVQFVHARQVRLLIAQNRVDDAARIVGEFQTDDQTCLNIEQPFAFKAHAVVLARARVLIVQREFERAALSLQVLCERAQADVEIGTLVEASALLALARHGQGDAAQATTALIRALSLAEPQGYVRTFVDLGEPMRIQISEFRLEIGEKSEKERLAKYADKLLAAFPPVAELQPNPESEISDLKSEIINPLSERELAVLRLIAEGLTNQEIAERLVVTLSTVKSHVYNIYGKLGVSSRTQALVRARERKLL; encoded by the coding sequence ATGCCAAGTCCTCTCCTCACGACCAAACTGCATATTCCTCCGGTGCGTCCTAACCTCGTCGCTCGCCCGCGATTGATCGAAAAACTGAACGAAGGGCTGACGCGTCCTCTCACGCTTATCTCTGCGCCGCCCGGTTTTGGCAAGACGACGTTGGTCACCACGTGGCTGGAGCAACAGTCTCAGACGGCGGCTTGGTTATCGCTTGACGAACGCGACAACGACCTCGCGCGCTTTTTGGCATACCTGATCGCCGCGCTCGAAACCGTACAAGCCGATGTCGGCAGACGCGCGCTCAACCGACTCGATACGCGACGGGTGCCACAGTTGGAATCGGTGATGACGCTCCTGTGCAACGACCTCGCGGTGAATCCGCGCGCGTTCGTTCTAGTCCTCGATGATTATCACCTGATCGAGGCGCAAACGATTCACGAAGCGATAACATTTTTGCTCGATCATCTTCCGTCGCCGCTGCATCTTGTCGTCGCCACGCGCGCCGATCCGCCGCTGCCGCTCGCGCGGCTGCGCGCGCACAGTCAATTGATCGAACTACGCGCGCCCGACTTGCGTTTTTCGGCTGACGAAGCGACAACATTTCTCAATCAACAGATGGGGCTGGGGCTGACGGCGGAACAGGTTGCCGCGTTGGACGCACGCGCCGAAGGGTGGATCGCGGGGCTGCAACTCGCGGCGCTCTCGATGCAAGGGCGTCAGGACATTGCCGCGTTCGTCAGCGCGTTTACGGGCAGTCATCGTTTCGTCTTGGATTACCTGGCGGAAGAAGTCCTGCAGAGACAAACGCCCGAGATTCAGAATTTTCTGCTGCAAACGTCCATCCTGGATCAGATGAACGGCGGATTGAGCGATGCGGTGACCGGGCGGAACGATGGCACGCAAACGCTGGCGCGACTGGAGAAGGCAAATCTCTTTGTGGTTCCACTCGACGATGCGCGACAATGGTATCGCTATCATCACCTCTTTGACGATCTATTGCAAAGTCGTTTGCGGGAATCGCGCGCCGAGCAAATCCCGGAATTGCACCGTCGCGCCAGTGCGTGGTACGAGCAAAACGGATTCGTCATTGAAGCCATTGACCACGCGCTTGCCGCACCGGATTTTGATCGCGCCACGCACCTGATCGAACAAGCCGGACTAGGGATGCTTTTGCACGGCGAAGATGCAACGATAGTCGAATGGATTGCGCGAGTGCCTGACGAATTGGTTCGCCAGCGTCCCCTCTTATCTCTTTGCCACGCCGCCGCCCTCACCAGCGCTGGCAAAATCGAGCTGGCGAGCGCGCACTTGGCGCAAGTAGATAATGCGCGCCTCGACGTGCAGACGCGCGGAATCGCCGATTTGCTGCAAACCGTCATTAGTTTCTACCGCACCGATTTGCCGCGTACCATTGAATCGCTGCAAGCCAAATTGGAATCGTCAAGAAATTCGAGCGCGCCTCTCGCCAATCTTCAAGCCGGGTTCGATGTGATTGTTCCTGCCTATCTCACGGTGGTGATCGTCATGCTGCAAATTGCAGCTGGCTTACTCCGCGATGCAACCGACGCTTGTTGCCGTGGACTCGAAATGACACATGCCGTCGCGGCGGATAGCCCCTGGAGAGTGGTTCTTGGGTTCCTCCATGTCCATTTGGCGGATTTGCTTTACGAATGGAATGAACTCAGCGCGGCGACGCAGCACGCCACGCAGGGAGTCGAGATTTGTCGCGCATGGCACAACGAGGAATTTGAATCCTATGCCCTCGTTCTCTTGTCGCAGATCAAACACGCGCAAGGCGATCCTACTGGCGCGTCCGAGTTGCTTGAAAAAGCCGCGCTGCCTTTGCGCGAACGTGAAATCAGCATGGAAGTGCAGTTCGTTCACGCGCGACAGGTGCGCTTGCTCATTGCGCAGAACCGCGTGGACGATGCCGCGCGGATCGTGGGCGAATTTCAAACCGACGATCAAACCTGCTTGAACATCGAGCAACCATTTGCATTTAAGGCTCATGCGGTCGTCCTCGCCCGCGCGCGGGTGCTGATCGTGCAGCGCGAATTTGAGCGAGCCGCGCTTTCGCTTCAAGTTTTATGCGAACGCGCGCAAGCCGACGTAGAGATCGGTACCTTGGTCGAGGCATCCGCACTGTTGGCGCTCGCGCGGCATGGGCAGGGCGACGCGGCGCAGGCAACGACCGCATTGATCCGCGCTCTCTCGCTCGCGGAACCGCAGGGGTACGTCCGGACGTTTGTGGATCTGGGCGAACCGATGCGAATTCAGATTTCAGAATTCAGACTTGAGATCGGAGAGAAAAGCGAAAAGGAACGGCTCGCAAAGTACGCTGACAAACTCTTGGCAGCATTTCCTCCTGTCGCTGAACTGCAACCAAACCCTGAATCTGAAATCTCAGATCTGAAATCTGAAATCATCAATCCTTTGAGCGAGCGCGAACTGGCAGTGCTCCGGCTGATCGCGGAAGGACTGACTAATCAGGAAATTGCCGAGCGGCTCGTTGTGACTCTGAGCACCGTCAAGTCCCACGTCTACAATATCTACGGCAAGTTAGGTGTTAGCAGTCGCACGCAAGCTCTCGTGCGTGCGCGCGAGCGCAAGTTGCTGTAA
- a CDS encoding SRPBCC family protein, protein MAEQLDDRRATWFGDLEIVHVAESTGTILRGVMVDQPALFGVIGKIRDLGLTLISIQRLDSANGGFEMMRIERSITLSRPVDQVFAFMTDLPNLARWQLGTVEMKEITPGPVRVGTRVTMVRLFLGQCVESNLEITDLQPNKSFAMKTIARPMTMRLAYSFESVEGGTRLGMLGELDPKGFLKLAEPVATQELKRQLESNLDKLKRALETEA, encoded by the coding sequence GTGGCTGAGCAGCTCGATGATCGTCGGGCGACATGGTTCGGCGATCTGGAGATCGTCCACGTCGCCGAATCCACCGGAACGATCCTTCGCGGTGTGATGGTGGATCAGCCCGCGCTCTTTGGAGTAATCGGCAAAATACGCGATCTCGGTCTGACGCTGATCTCAATTCAACGTTTGGACTCTGCGAATGGCGGTTTTGAAATGATGCGAATTGAACGCAGCATTACGCTAAGCCGCCCGGTCGATCAAGTTTTCGCATTTATGACAGACTTGCCGAATCTTGCTCGGTGGCAGTTAGGAACAGTTGAAATGAAAGAGATAACTCCTGGTCCGGTGAGGGTGGGAACACGGGTGACAATGGTGCGCCTGTTCTTGGGACAATGTGTCGAATCGAACTTGGAGATCACAGACCTTCAGCCGAACAAATCGTTTGCGATGAAAACCATCGCGAGACCAATGACGATGCGACTCGCCTACTCCTTTGAGTCGGTCGAGGGGGGTACGCGACTGGGCATGTTGGGCGAGTTAGATCCGAAAGGGTTCTTGAAACTCGCCGAACCGGTTGCCACGCAAGAGCTCAAACGTCAATTGGAATCCAATCTCGATAAGTTGAAGCGAGCACTCGAAACAGAAGCATGA
- a CDS encoding efflux RND transporter periplasmic adaptor subunit, whose translation MFNRKTRLVATLTIIVLGVTLLTVGCQSLSVSASTATQPTPTSTTPANQLPVAQPTAVSPMTIQVMGMFVAPNQAALTFKGGGRITELSVQEGATVKKGDTLALLDTVDLQLAVLHAQAAFAGAQARLSQAKSPANDADIAAAQAVLDAAQKNYDKVRAGPTANQLVMLKAQAENAKATVDQAQAAYDRIGGASNPFIAMTPQSATLQQATNNYKAALATANDAATHPTDVELATAQAQLQQAQAARARLAPTADNIAAAQAQVDQAKAALALAQQQVTNATLTAPFDGTVIWIGPHAGETVGPTTPIATLADLTHLQLQGNLDQIFLGQIQVGQVVMIVPDAFKGKTVTGKVSRIGWLAATTAGVTNVPVTIDVDSSDVPLRPGLSATAQILLQNQ comes from the coding sequence ATGTTCAATCGCAAAACCAGGTTGGTGGCAACATTAACAATCATCGTGCTGGGAGTCACACTTCTGACTGTTGGCTGTCAATCTCTGTCCGTTAGCGCTTCCACAGCGACGCAACCCACACCAACAAGTACAACTCCGGCGAATCAACTGCCGGTCGCGCAACCTACGGCAGTTTCGCCGATGACTATTCAAGTGATGGGAATGTTTGTTGCGCCCAATCAGGCGGCGCTGACGTTCAAGGGCGGCGGGCGCATCACCGAACTGAGTGTCCAGGAAGGCGCAACGGTCAAGAAAGGGGATACGCTTGCGCTGCTGGATACGGTTGACCTGCAATTAGCGGTCCTCCATGCCCAAGCCGCGTTCGCGGGCGCGCAGGCGCGCCTGAGTCAAGCAAAATCGCCCGCCAACGATGCTGATATCGCAGCCGCGCAGGCGGTGCTTGACGCCGCGCAAAAGAACTACGACAAAGTCCGCGCCGGTCCAACCGCAAATCAGCTTGTCATGCTCAAGGCGCAAGCCGAGAATGCCAAAGCCACCGTGGATCAAGCGCAAGCCGCTTACGACCGGATCGGTGGGGCGAGCAATCCATTCATCGCGATGACGCCCCAATCTGCCACGCTGCAGCAAGCAACGAACAACTACAAGGCAGCGTTGGCGACAGCTAACGATGCAGCGACTCATCCAACCGACGTGGAACTCGCCACGGCGCAGGCACAACTGCAACAGGCACAAGCCGCGCGCGCGCGACTTGCACCGACAGCCGATAACATCGCCGCCGCGCAGGCGCAAGTCGATCAAGCGAAAGCCGCGCTCGCTCTCGCGCAGCAACAAGTCACGAACGCGACGCTCACCGCGCCGTTCGATGGCACGGTGATTTGGATCGGACCGCACGCTGGTGAAACGGTCGGACCCACCACGCCCATTGCGACGCTTGCCGATCTCACTCATCTTCAACTGCAAGGCAATCTGGATCAGATTTTTCTTGGACAGATTCAGGTCGGGCAAGTCGTGATGATTGTACCGGATGCGTTCAAAGGGAAAACGGTCACCGGGAAAGTGTCGCGGATCGGCTGGCTGGCGGCGACAACCGCAGGCGTCACCAACGTTCCCGTGACGATTGACGTTGATTCGAGCGATGTCCCGCTGCGTCCCGGTTTGAGCGCGACGGCGCAAATTCTGCTGCAGAACCAGTAG
- a CDS encoding HlyD family efflux transporter periplasmic adaptor subunit has translation MIENVQLKEAQVDTGQASLLHVASEKKNVSRVLAKNPLVVGIVLVLGVIGLLAGFRYWQDAQSKVYIEKSGISAPVISVGPETAGILKALFVKEGDRVSVGQQLFNVGDRVTSARAPGIITMIQNTPGQFAGSQTAIVQMYDPNQLRVIGHIQEDQGLSDIRVGQKVMFTVDAYGSKEYQGTIERVAAAADQGNVVFSISDKRQQSIFSVTAAFDVSAYPELKNGMSAKMWVSK, from the coding sequence ATGATTGAGAATGTTCAACTCAAAGAAGCGCAAGTAGATACGGGGCAGGCTTCACTGCTGCATGTCGCTAGTGAAAAGAAAAATGTCTCGCGCGTTCTCGCGAAAAATCCTCTGGTCGTCGGCATAGTTCTCGTCCTGGGTGTGATCGGTCTGCTCGCCGGATTCCGATATTGGCAAGACGCGCAGAGCAAGGTCTATATCGAGAAATCTGGGATTTCAGCGCCGGTCATTTCCGTGGGACCCGAAACCGCAGGAATTCTCAAGGCGCTCTTTGTGAAAGAAGGGGATCGCGTTTCTGTCGGTCAGCAACTTTTCAACGTAGGCGACCGCGTCACGAGCGCCCGCGCGCCCGGCATTATCACCATGATCCAAAACACGCCTGGGCAATTTGCAGGCAGCCAGACTGCCATCGTTCAGATGTACGATCCGAATCAGCTCCGCGTCATCGGTCACATTCAAGAAGACCAGGGACTGAGTGACATCCGGGTGGGGCAAAAAGTCATGTTCACGGTAGATGCTTATGGTTCGAAAGAATATCAGGGCACGATCGAGCGAGTTGCTGCCGCGGCAGACCAAGGGAACGTCGTGTTCAGCATCTCCGATAAAAGACAACAGAGCATCTTCTCCGTGACCGCGGCGTTCGACGTAAGCGCCTATCCCGAATTGAAGAACGGCATGTCGGCAAAGATGTGGGTGTCCAAATAA
- a CDS encoding DHA2 family efflux MFS transporter permease subunit encodes MENQKIPSAQDSLRWMVLLTVIIATALGRLDQVVVNLAIPKVMSEFSITVQDAAWIATAYILANSILVPVWGKLGDTIGRKRVYLFGFIVFVAGSMLAGMAWNLSSMLVFRVIQAVASSADYPTAMAIIAVTFTDVKERATALGIWAAGAGVGGAVLGPLVGGLLIDTFGWRSVFYINLPIGLIGIAMALVFIKESVSEQPTKQFDLGGAIALGTALAALVLVIDKGSDWGWLSTNSLLAYLTVAVFGFIFYRIDRNHPDPIVDFKFFKIEAFDSALVNNFLVAVEINVGIFLIPVFAQTFLGFSAKETGYMFIPMVFAMILGTGIGSRFIGKVRIKYVLAISSLIGALGPLLLAMTLDPRSTALDLILSLSILTFGFGLGMAQRMSIIPAVVPTKEVGVASSVLMLVQNLGGAFGIAAFSAMLTGAAEDSVIALSRYSIVNTVNPLLRGQAMVLMGLKANIDAYRMMFWYVALLVLATAVVALVTLNIKDEMEKMKGIEKAGGMEMVAG; translated from the coding sequence ATGGAAAACCAAAAAATACCGAGCGCACAAGATTCCTTGCGCTGGATGGTGCTTCTCACCGTCATCATTGCGACGGCGCTCGGCAGACTCGACCAAGTCGTCGTCAACCTCGCCATCCCCAAGGTTATGAGCGAGTTTTCAATCACGGTGCAAGACGCGGCGTGGATCGCCACGGCGTACATTCTTGCCAATTCGATTTTGGTGCCGGTGTGGGGCAAGTTGGGCGACACGATCGGCAGGAAAAGGGTTTACCTTTTCGGCTTTATAGTTTTCGTCGCTGGTTCGATGCTCGCCGGCATGGCGTGGAACCTGAGTTCGATGCTCGTGTTCCGCGTGATCCAAGCCGTCGCCAGTTCGGCGGACTATCCGACCGCGATGGCGATCATTGCCGTGACGTTTACGGACGTGAAAGAGCGCGCAACCGCGTTGGGGATCTGGGCGGCGGGTGCGGGCGTGGGCGGCGCGGTACTCGGTCCCTTGGTCGGCGGCTTGCTGATCGATACCTTTGGTTGGCGGTCGGTGTTTTACATCAATTTGCCGATCGGGTTGATCGGGATCGCGATGGCGCTGGTTTTTATCAAGGAATCGGTTTCGGAGCAGCCCACCAAGCAGTTTGACCTTGGCGGCGCGATCGCGCTTGGGACTGCGCTGGCGGCTTTGGTCTTGGTGATAGACAAGGGCAGCGATTGGGGCTGGCTCTCTACCAACAGTCTCCTGGCTTACTTGACGGTCGCAGTCTTTGGATTCATCTTTTACCGGATTGACCGAAACCATCCCGATCCGATCGTGGATTTCAAGTTCTTTAAGATCGAAGCGTTCGACAGCGCGCTGGTCAACAATTTTCTCGTTGCAGTGGAAATCAATGTCGGAATCTTTCTAATCCCGGTTTTCGCGCAGACCTTTCTTGGTTTTAGCGCGAAGGAGACGGGCTACATGTTCATCCCGATGGTTTTCGCTATGATACTTGGCACGGGCATCGGATCGCGATTTATCGGAAAAGTACGGATCAAGTACGTCTTGGCAATCAGTTCACTGATTGGCGCACTGGGTCCGCTGCTTTTGGCGATGACGCTCGATCCGCGTTCTACCGCCTTGGATTTGATATTGTCCTTGAGTATTCTAACTTTCGGTTTTGGCTTGGGTATGGCGCAGCGTATGAGCATCATTCCTGCCGTCGTGCCGACTAAAGAGGTCGGAGTCGCCTCGTCGGTTTTGATGCTCGTCCAGAATCTCGGCGGCGCGTTTGGGATCGCGGCGTTCTCCGCGATGCTCACTGGCGCGGCGGAAGACAGTGTGATCGCGCTTTCGAGGTACAGCATCGTCAACACCGTCAATCCCTTGCTGCGGGGCCAAGCTATGGTCTTGATGGGACTAAAAGCAAATATTGACGCCTACCGCATGATGTTCTGGTACGTGGCTCTCCTCGTCCTGGCGACTGCAGTCGTGGCGCTCGTCACCCTGAATATCAAAGATGAAATGGAAAAAATGAAAGGCATAGAGAAAGCTGGAGGCATGGAGATGGTTGCGGGATGA
- the mutS gene encoding DNA mismatch repair protein MutS, whose translation MTTPLRQQYLRIKQQFPDTLVMFRLGDFYETFDDDAKTVASVCNIVLTGRDMGTGNRVPLAGVPYHAVESYLAKLIQAGHKVAIVEQTGDQQKVEGIPGRTLETRAVTRVVTPGTVVEPNLLEEKRNNYLAALVASPDRAGIAYADITTGAFAATEVYARDARQELDRLHPAELLLEVGVWKLEVGNNQLPITNYHTPDLDSARQTLLDHFHVASLEGFGLGAMPYATRAAGMIVQYLQDNQKTALAQLVTFKTYSTQSFMTLDPSTRRNLELVATIRGGNVKGSLLGVLDETRTAMGGRLLREWLTQPLLDLDVLNARLDHVDAFYRDTARRESLRDLLKRVSDLERLTNRVAQGIATPRDVVAIRASLEVGPKLLQLLEQTAGEQGSRGAEHPSAIRNSQFAIDPCPDLINLIARALVAEPPANLNNGGVIAPGYSTELDGIASASRNAKDWVANLERQERERTGIRSLKVGYNKVFGYYIEITTSNVPQAPAEYIRKQTLANAERYITPDLKEYESLILNAEERLVELETTLFKEVCAHIAGAASRLLATARALAELDVYASLAEVAMRYRYARPQLTRDDAIHIVAGRHPVVELTLRDEPFVPNDTRLSNDEAIHIITGPNMSGKSTFLRQVALITLMAQIGSFVPAESATIGLVDRIFTRIGAQDEIAAGQSTFMVEMVEAANILTHSTRQSLIILDEIGRGTSTYDGIAIARAIVEHIHNHPNLGSKTLFATHYHELIELETYLPRVRNYNVGVLEQGGRVVFLHKIVRGGADKSYGIHVAQLAGIPKAVVHRAEQVLQELEAQHEETPTRAGVGMQLALFAQTDPLREELAELDVLSLSPLEALNKLFELVEKAKQK comes from the coding sequence ATGACAACTCCTCTTCGCCAACAGTATCTCCGCATCAAACAACAATTCCCCGACACGCTTGTAATGTTTCGTCTCGGCGATTTTTACGAGACGTTCGACGACGATGCTAAAACGGTTGCGAGCGTTTGTAACATCGTGCTGACCGGGCGCGACATGGGTACGGGCAATCGCGTGCCGCTCGCCGGCGTGCCGTATCACGCAGTCGAATCGTACCTTGCCAAGCTCATTCAGGCGGGTCACAAGGTTGCGATTGTAGAGCAGACTGGGGATCAGCAAAAAGTTGAAGGAATTCCAGGGCGTACTTTAGAAACTCGTGCAGTGACGCGCGTCGTCACGCCAGGCACCGTCGTCGAGCCGAACTTGCTCGAAGAGAAACGTAACAACTATCTCGCCGCGCTCGTCGCCAGCCCAGACCGCGCCGGCATCGCGTACGCCGACATCACGACCGGCGCATTTGCCGCGACCGAAGTGTACGCGCGCGACGCGCGCCAAGAGTTGGATCGTCTCCACCCGGCGGAATTGTTGTTGGAAGTTGGAGTTTGGAAATTGGAAGTTGGAAATAACCAATTGCCAATCACCAACTACCACACTCCAGATTTAGATTCTGCGCGGCAAACGCTGCTCGATCATTTTCATGTCGCGTCGCTCGAGGGGTTTGGACTCGGCGCGATGCCATACGCGACGCGCGCGGCGGGCATGATCGTCCAGTACTTGCAGGACAATCAAAAAACCGCGCTCGCTCAACTCGTCACGTTCAAGACGTACTCGACGCAATCGTTCATGACGCTCGATCCATCCACGCGGCGCAACCTCGAACTCGTCGCGACGATTCGCGGCGGCAACGTCAAAGGGTCGCTCCTCGGCGTGCTCGACGAAACGCGCACCGCGATGGGCGGTCGTTTGCTGCGCGAGTGGCTCACCCAACCACTCCTCGATCTCGATGTGCTCAACGCGCGGCTCGATCACGTGGACGCGTTTTATCGCGATACCGCGCGCCGCGAATCTCTACGCGATTTGCTCAAGCGCGTGAGCGACCTCGAACGTCTGACGAATCGCGTTGCGCAAGGCATCGCCACGCCGCGCGATGTGGTCGCGATTCGCGCGAGTCTGGAAGTTGGACCCAAACTATTGCAGTTGCTGGAACAAACAGCAGGGGAGCAGGGGAGCAGGGGGGCAGAACACCCATCCGCAATTCGCAATTCGCAATTCGCAATTGATCCCTGCCCCGACCTCATCAACCTCATCGCGCGCGCGCTCGTCGCCGAGCCGCCGGCGAATCTGAACAATGGTGGCGTCATCGCGCCGGGCTACTCGACCGAACTCGACGGCATCGCGAGCGCATCGCGCAACGCCAAAGACTGGGTTGCGAATCTTGAACGCCAGGAACGCGAACGCACCGGCATTCGTTCGCTCAAGGTCGGCTACAACAAAGTCTTCGGCTATTACATCGAGATCACGACGTCGAACGTACCGCAAGCGCCGGCGGAGTACATTCGCAAGCAAACGCTCGCGAATGCGGAACGCTACATCACGCCCGATCTCAAAGAGTACGAGTCGCTGATTCTCAACGCGGAAGAACGCCTCGTCGAATTGGAGACGACGCTGTTCAAGGAAGTGTGCGCGCACATTGCCGGCGCGGCGTCGCGTTTGCTCGCGACCGCGCGTGCGCTGGCGGAACTCGACGTGTACGCGTCGCTCGCCGAGGTGGCGATGCGCTATCGCTACGCGCGTCCGCAGTTGACGCGCGACGACGCGATTCACATTGTCGCGGGACGTCACCCCGTCGTCGAGCTGACGTTGCGCGATGAGCCGTTCGTGCCGAACGATACGCGATTGTCGAACGACGAAGCGATTCACATCATCACCGGTCCGAACATGTCCGGCAAGTCCACGTTCCTGCGCCAGGTCGCGCTCATCACGTTGATGGCGCAGATCGGCTCGTTCGTGCCCGCCGAATCCGCGACGATCGGTTTGGTGGATCGGATTTTTACGCGCATCGGCGCGCAGGACGAAATCGCGGCGGGGCAGTCCACGTTCATGGTCGAGATGGTCGAAGCCGCGAACATTCTCACGCACAGCACGCGCCAATCGCTCATCATCCTCGACGAGATCGGACGCGGCACGAGCACGTACGATGGCATCGCGATTGCGCGCGCGATTGTCGAGCACATCCACAATCATCCCAACCTGGGATCGAAAACCTTGTTCGCAACGCACTATCACGAACTGATCGAACTCGAAACGTACTTGCCGCGTGTGCGGAATTACAACGTCGGCGTGTTGGAGCAGGGCGGGCGCGTGGTGTTTCTGCACAAGATCGTGCGCGGCGGCGCAGACAAATCGTACGGCATTCATGTCGCGCAACTCGCGGGGATTCCGAAAGCGGTGGTGCATCGCGCGGAACAAGTGTTGCAGGAACTCGAAGCGCAGCACGAAGAGACGCCAACGCGCGCCGGCGTGGGAATGCAACTTGCGCTCTTCGCGCAAACCGATCCGTTGCGCGAGGAACTTGCGGAACTCGACGTGCTTTCCCTGTCGCCGCTCGAAGCGTTGAACAAGTTGTTCGAGCTGGTAGAAAAAGCCAAGCAGAAATGA
- a CDS encoding YdcF family protein encodes MTFSRFRLPMRWRKFIAVCALIVVGGLAWLYVQVDMRAQTDTVRSADAIIVLGSAVWQGERASPSLDARTRHAIALYQAGYAPRLIFSGGLGKNPPSEAEVMQRIAVRAGVPAQAIVLEDQSHSTEENLRNSKALMEARGWRTAIIVSDPFHILRAETLARDLGLNATGSGARASPSYTTLPTRVWYTARESLALVWYYATRVTGEPTWLYAWLKERQQTSN; translated from the coding sequence ATGACTTTCTCTCGCTTTCGTTTGCCGATGCGCTGGCGCAAATTCATTGCGGTGTGCGCGTTGATCGTCGTCGGCGGATTGGCATGGCTGTACGTTCAAGTGGATATGCGCGCACAAACTGACACGGTGCGTTCTGCCGACGCGATTATCGTGCTCGGCTCGGCGGTGTGGCAAGGTGAACGCGCCAGTCCTTCGCTCGATGCGCGCACGCGGCACGCGATTGCGCTGTATCAAGCTGGGTACGCGCCGCGCCTGATTTTTTCCGGCGGGCTGGGCAAAAATCCACCGAGCGAAGCCGAGGTGATGCAACGCATTGCAGTACGGGCAGGCGTGCCGGCACAAGCCATCGTGCTCGAAGACCAATCGCATTCTACCGAAGAGAACTTGCGCAACTCGAAAGCGTTGATGGAGGCGCGCGGGTGGCGCACCGCGATCATCGTGAGCGATCCGTTTCACATCCTGCGCGCAGAAACACTGGCGCGCGACCTGGGATTGAACGCGACAGGTTCCGGCGCGCGCGCGAGTCCGTCGTACACGACATTGCCAACGCGCGTGTGGTACACCGCGCGCGAATCGCTCGCGCTCGTGTGGTACTATGCAACCCGCGTGACCGGCGAGCCAACCTGGTTGTACGCGTGGTTGAAAGAGCGACAGCAAACGAGCAACTAA